DNA sequence from the Streptomyces canus genome:
CGCCACCAGGATCTCCGGGAGTTGGCGGGCGGTTCGTGGGGCTGCCAGTCGTAGTCCCGCCAGCGTGATCGCGGTGCCGTACACCGCGCCGATCGGCAGCAGGACCCAGCTCCACTCGTCGCCGTCCGCGCTGAGGTTGGCCCAGATCGTCAAGGCGATCACGGGAGCGCACAGCAGGGCGGCCGAGACCATCCCTCCGACGACGGCGGCAGCGGCGAGGCCGGACTGTCCCGGGGCCACGTTCTTGTAGCCCTCCTGCGGAATCGAGTAGGGAAAGCGCGCCGACGTCCACGCCCCGGTCGCCAGCATCGCCCCGAGCAGAGCGAAGGACACGCCGAGCACCTCGGGCAGCTTCGGCCAGTCGTCGATGAGCGCGGTCGTCAGTACTGTGACGAGGGTGGCGTACGGCAATGTGATCACCAGCAACGCCAGCGCACGCCCCCGCAGTTCGACGTAGGCGTCCCGCGTCGAGGAGATGGTCATCGCGACCATCCAGAACGCGGAGGTGTCCTGCCCGAACTGGTTGTACATCTGCACGCCGAGCATTCCCGCGGCGAAGCACGCGAAGTAGATGGACCCCGTGCCCTGCAGCGCGTTGAACACCGGCACGATCAGCCCGATGGCCAGCGAAGTCACCCACGCGGCCTTGGTCTTGGGGTCGCGCCACACATAGCGCAGGCTGCGTTCCATGACGGTGCCCGTGCGGCCGGCCGGCAGCAGCCGGGCGAGCCCCGTCGAGCTCCGCTCACGGGCGGCCCCCTGGGCGGCGGGGAGGGTGGAGCCGTCGGGGGAGGTCATCAACCGGGTCAGATGGCGGGACCAGAGGGCGAGCAGACCGACCAACGCTGCTGCGGACAGAAGGAGTTGGAGGACAGCGATCCCGTACGACCCCTCGCTCGCCGAGTCGACCGCCCCGATCGCCGAGGCGGGCGGGATCCACTTCAGCACCTCGGCAGGCCCGTCCAGCTGCCCCAGCCCACCCGAACCGAGCCGCTGCGCACCGAAGTTCACGGCCTGCGCGCCGATCGCGATGACCAGTCCGCTCAGCACCGCCAGATCGCGGCCCTTGCGGCTGGTCAGCAGCCGGATGTTGGCCACGGCGACGGCCCGCGCGAGGGCCACGCAGACCAGCAGCGCGAGCACGACACCGATCACGGAGACGACGTACGCCGACGCGCCGTGCGCGACCGAGACGACGGACCCGACGAGCATGCAGAGCGTGAACACCGGCCCGATACCGACCAGCGAGGCCACCAGCAGCGCCCGTACGAGGGGCCGGGGCCGCAGCGGCAGCATCACCAGGCGGGTGGGGTCGAGGGTCTCGTCGCCGCCGGGGAAGAACAGCGGCATCACGGCCCAGCCGGCCGCCAGCACGGCGACCAGCGGGACGACGACGGAGGCGGCGTGCTCGTCGCCGCGCAGGGCGATGAGGCCGAGCAGCTGAAGGGCGGAGAAGAGGAGTACGGCGACGGCCGAGGCGATGTAGGCGGCCCGCCGCCCGCCGGACTGCCGCAGGCCGTTCCTGAGCAGCGACAGCTTCAGCCGTACGACGACCGGGGTGATGTCTGGGGTCATCGGGCCCCGCCGCCCAGCCAGTCGAGGTTCGCGCCGGTGTCCTGCCCCTGGGCGCCGACCAGTTCGAGGAACGCCCGTTGCAGTGAGGGCGCGCCGCCCCGCACCTCGTCGAGCGTCCCGTGGGCGCGGATGCGCCCGGCGGCCATGACGGCCACCCAGTCGCACAGGGACTCCACGAGCTCCATCACATGCGAGGAGAAGACGACGGTGGCGCCGGAGGCCGTGTAGCGCTCCAGCACGCCCCGGATGGTCTGTGCGGAGACGGGGTCGACGCCCTCGAACGGCTCGTCGAGAAACAGCACTTCGGGGTTGTGGAGCAGGGCCGCCGCGAGCCCGATCTTCTTCCGCATCCCGGTCGAGTAGTCGACGACCAGTTTGTGCTGGGCCCCGGCCAGATCGAGCACGTCGAGCAGCTGAGCGGTCCGCCGGTCGACCTCGGCCCCGGGCAGCCCCCGCAACCGGCCGGAATAGGCGAGCAGTTCACGACCCGACAGCCGCTCGAACAGTCGCAACCCCTCGGGCAGGACGCCGATCCGTGCCTTGACGTTCACCGGGTCCTGCCACACGTCCTGCCCGACGATCTCGACGGACCCCTGATCGGGGCGGAGCAGCCCGGTGACCATGGAGAGAGTGGTGGTCTTCCCGGCCCCGTTGGGCCCGACAAGCCCGATGAACTTCCCAGCAGGCAGTTCGAGATCAATCCCGGCGACAGCAACCTGCTGCCCGAACCGCTTCCAGAGCCCACGCACACTCACAGCCGACGTCATGAACGCCAACCTTAGGCGCGTGGGTGCTGTGCCTTTTCATGCGGCTCCGCCGCGTGGCTCACGTCACCTGTCCCGACCGCAGGCGTAGGCGAGCGGGGAGATCAACTCCTCGGCATCCGGAAGCCAACGGTTCGCAGGTGTCGGACGGCAGGCCCACTGAACGGCACCGGAGGACCCGTACCGAGTGGGGGGACCGGCGACGTACGACCCTTCCCCCAGCGCGATCAGATCGAGCGACGAGGGAGTCCAGCCGAGCTTCCGCACCAGCTCCGGCACCTTCACCGACGCCCCCGGCAACACGAAGAAGTGCATCCGGCGATCGGGCGTCAACGTCACGGGTCCCAGCGTCGACTCCATCCGCTCCATGCGGGCCAGCGCCAGAAACCCCGCCGTCTCCGGAACGGAGATCGCGTCGAACGTCCGGCCGGTCGGCAACAGAATCGAGGCCGTCGGCTGCTTCTGCCACATCCGGCGCGCGACCGTCGCACTGCCGGTGGCCTGCGTCGCCCAGTCCTCCCGAGAGGGATGCGCCCCCGGCGCGGCGCACGCGGCGTCACCGCAGGAACACCGCTGCACCCCGTCGACGGCTTCCAGCCAGGTGCCGGGGAAGACGTCCCAGTGGCGCTCCTCGGCGTATCGAACGGCTGTCTCCAGCAGCGATTCCCCGCGCTGCTTCGGAATCTGAGCGGCTTCGGTGCCCGCGATCGTCTCTTCCACGCTCAGCACAACTCCCGCGCCAACCTGGGGTTACGGCCGGGCCCCGGCGTCGGACCGACTTCTGCCCAGTGAAGCCGGCACGCGTTCCCCCATGTTCGGCTGCGTTCGCGCGGGGGGACCGCGGGGTGGCCCCCGTCGCCACCCGCGAGTCTCGTCCTTCGGGCGGACGGAACCAGTCCGACGCCAGGACCTGCGCGCGCGGGGGAGGAGCATTGATCGGGCATCTGGGGCGCATGGATGCATGTGTGGGGGCGCGCGAGAGGAACCGGGGCGTGAGCGGGGTAACCACGAGAGGGGGGCAGGCTTCTGCCTTTACCCCGGCAATCCTCGCATGCCTCGCATTTTAGACGTCACGGTGGGGCATTGATCTTCACGGCCGGATCTTTTCGGTGGGTTCGAAGGGATCCGACGGACCGATCCGGTGGAAGACACGTCAACTCGGTGCGTGGGCAGGCACCGCAGCCACAGGGGGTACGCCAATGGCCGCAAGGCCTCTCGTCGCGCGGCAGCCGAACGAACGGCTGCAGGCGCTCATCCAGGAGGCGGGGTGCTCGAACGCCGGGCTCGCCCGCCGGGTCAACATGTGCGGCGCCGAGCACGGCCTCGACCTGCGCTACGACAAGACGTCCGTGGCCCGCTGGCTGCGCGGACAGCAGCCGCGGGGCAGGGCGCCCGCGATCATCGCGGAGGCCCTCGGGCGCAAACTCGGCCGTACCGTCACGATCGACGAGATCGGCATGGCCAACGGCAAGAACCTCGCCTCCGGCGTCGGGTTGCAGTTCTCGCCGACGGTCCTGGGCGCCATCGAGCAGGTGTGTGAGCTGTGGCGCAGTGACGTGGGCCGCCGGGACTTCCTGTCCGGGTCCTCGGTCGCCGCGTCCGCGTTGGTCGAGCCGAGCCGCGACTGGCTGATCTCCTCGCCCGACTCGCAGGTGGCGCGCCAGGCGGGCCCGCGCGTGGGGCAGTCCGACGTGGCGGCGGTGCGCGCGATGACGCAGGCGCTCGTCGACCTCGACCACCAGTACGGCAGCGGGCATGTGCGCCCGGTCGTCGTGCACTACCTCAACAGCGTGGTCTCCGGGCTGCTCGCGGGGTCGTACCGGGAGGCGATCGGGCGTGAACTGTTCGCCGCCGTCGCCCGGTTGACGGAGCTCGCCGGATACATGGCGATCGACACCGGGCAACCGGGCCTGGCCCAGCGGTACTACATCCAGGCGCTGCGGCTCGCGCAGGCGGCGGGCGACCGCGGATACGGCGGCTATGTGCTCGCCGCGTCCATGAGCCACCTCGCCGCGCAGCTCGGGAACCCGCGCGAGATCGCCCAGTTGGCGCGGGCGGCGCAGGAGGGGGCGCGGGGTCGGGTGACACCGCGCGCAGAGGCGATGTTCTACGCGGCGGAGGCCCGCGGGCACGCACTCATGGGCGACGCGCGGGCCACCCAGGTGGCGTCCGGACGGGCCGTGCACGCGCTGGAGGCGGCGGACCCCTCCTCGGGCGACGATCCCGCCTGGATCGCGCACTTCGACGAGGCCTATCTGGCCGACGAGTTGGCCCACTGCCACCGCGACCTCGGTCAGGCCGAGGCGGCGGCGCGGTGCGCGCAGGAGTCCCTGGACGGGCTTCCCGAGAACAAGGCGCGTCGGCGGGCCATCGGTCTGGTCCTGCTCGCCTCCGCGCAGGTGCAGCAGCGCGAGATCGAACAGGCCTGCAACACCGGCCTGAAAGCGGTCGAGTTGCTGGAGACCGTGCGCTCCAACCGGGGCGCGGAGTACCTCGACGACTTCCAGCAGCGCCTGGAGCCGTTCCGGGACGAGGCCGTCGTCAGGGAGTTCGGGGCCCGGCTGGACCTTCAGGCGGCCGCGTAAAGGAGGACGTATACAGCGGATGCGGGCCCGGAACTGTCACGTGATCTCCCGGGATTTGTTACTGCGGTCACAGGGACGCAGGTCACGTCCTGTGCTACGTGGCACCGGGCTCGGAGGACCCGGTAGCGTGAACCGACGATTCCGAAGTTCCCGCATCAGTAGGAGTCCCGGTGACGCAGAGTGGACAGGGCGAGCAGCCCTCGGCGCGCGAAGCGCGCGAAGGCATCGTGCTGCCCTCCGACGGCGGGGAACCCCTGCTGCCGGGACAGACGGGTGGCCACGGCGGTCCGCAGCCCGGATACGGGCCCCCGCAGCAGGGCGGTTACGGCGGCCCTCCGCAGCCGGGCCCGTCCGGCCCGGCGCCCGACGCGGCGTACGGCCGGCCTTCGGACGCCCCGTCCTACGGCCAGCCGCCCGGCGGTCAGGCATGGGGCACCCCGTGGGGCCCCGGCCAGCAGCAGGACCAGGCCCAGCAGGGCCAGGATCAGCCGCAGGCCCAGGACTGGTCGCAGCCGCCCACCCAGACCTGGGGCACACCCCAGTCGCCCGGCGGCATACCGCCCCAGTCCCAGCCGCAGCCCGCGCCGGGTTACGACACCGACGAGCCGACCTCGTACTACCTGCCGCCCGTCGGTCAACCCGCCCCCCAGTCCCAGCCGCTGCCCCCGCAGCAGGGCCAGGTCGCGCCCTACGAGGCTCCCGGGGCCGGTGCGCCGCAGCAGCAGCCCGCGCCGGGCTACGACTCCAACGAGCCGACCTCCTACTACCTCCCGCCCGTGGGCCAGCCCCTCCCGTCGGGCCCCGGCATACCCGCCTCCGCGCCCCTGCCGCCCGCCGACGAGGGCGCCACGCAGTTCATACCGCCGGTCGCGGCCGCCCCCGCCACCCACGAGGGGGCCACCCAGTACCTCCCGCCCGTCCGCCCCGGCGCGCTCCCGCCCGAGGTGTCCGCCGAGGCGGCGCACTACCCGAGGCAGCACCCGCAGTCCCCGTACGGCGCGCAGTCCCCGTACGGCGCGCAGCCCCCGCAGAACGCGGCCCCCGGCGCCGGCGCGTTCCCGCCCGCAGCGCCGAGCGGCCCCGACGCCGAGGCCACGCAGTTCATCGCGCCCGTGCCCGGGCAGACCCCCGGCGCACCCTACGGCGGGGAACGGCAGCCGCCCTCCGAGTTCGACAACCTCTTCCGGGGTGGGCCGGGCGCTGACGGCGGGGCCGCGTCCACGCAGCAGATGCCGCGGTTCGCCCAGCCCGAGGCCGTACCGCCCGCGTACGGGGCCCAGCAGCAGGCGTACGGCGCCCAGCCGCCGTACGGCCCGCCCGGCGGTGACGTCTACGACGACGGCGACCGAGGTGGCCGCGGGCGGTCGCGGGTGCCGGTGATCGCAGCCGTGGGCATCGGTATCGTCGTGCTGGGCATCGGTGCGGGCGCGCTGCTCGCCGGGGGCGGGGGCGGCGACGGGGGCGACAAGAACGAGACCGTGTCGGCGACGGCCCCCGCGACCGACGGCTCCGCCTCTCCTTCCTCCGATCCCGCGAAGGGGCAGGCCGCCGAGCTGGACAAGTTGCTCGCCGACAGTGGCAACAGCCGTTCCTCGGTGATCAGCGCGGTGGCGAACGTGAAGTCCTGCAAGAACCTCGGCCAGGCGGCCAAGGATCTGCGGGACGCGGCGGCCCAGCGCACCGGCCTGGTGACTCGGCTCAAGGCGCTCCCCGTCGACCAGTTGCCGAGCCACGCCGAGCTGACCGACGCCCTCACCAGGGCCTGGCAGGCGTCCGCGTCCGCCGACAACCACTACGCGGCCTGGGCCGACCAGTCCGCCGGCAAGAAGGGCTGCAAGAAGGGCCAGGCCCGCATCACGGGCCAGACCCAGGCCGGCAACCGGGACAGCGGCACCGCCAGCACCGAGAAGGCCGAGGCGGCCCGGCTGTGGAACGCGATCGCCAGGAAGTACAGCCTGACCGAGCGCACGGCGACCCAGCTGTGAGCGGTCCGCGGGGGGCGTCTCGGCGCCCCCCGCGGGTCAGTTGACGTCCGCGTTCTGGAGGGTCCTCGTCACGTCGGTGAAGCCCTTGCGGGCCGCCACGAGCTGGCCCTGGCGCACCACCTGGAGCGTCACATGGGCGTTGACCATGCGCGGGAAGCCCACCGAGGCGAGGTCGTCGGTGGAGCTCCAGGTGTCCCGGGTGGTCCACCGCAGCGTCGGTGTCAGACCGCCGGTCGGGATCTTGAGCCCGTTGTTGAGAGTGGCGCGGATGCTGCCGGCGGACACCTCGCCGCTGCCGAGCGACTCGACGGCCTTCTTGAACACCGTGTAGGCGATCCAGGTGGTCTGCACCCCCGCGTCCGCCGAGTCGATGCGGTTGTCGCCGAAGGCCTCCTCGCTGATGACCTTCTTCATCGCGGCCCAGCGGGCATCGCTCTCCACGGGGTACCAGCCGGTGATGTACGAGCCCTCGTAGGGTCCCGACGCCCCGCCTGACGCGTCGATCACCGTCTGGTCGACGCTGCCCATCGCCATGGCCGTGCGCACCTGCGGGTAGTCCGCGCGGGCGCGCCGGAAGGAGTCCATGAAGGTGCTGGTGCGGTCGCCGAGCGCGGGCACCACACACCCCTGCTTCGAGCCGGCAGCCGGGGCGCCGGACGTCGAGCCGTCGAGCGCCTTCGTGGACTGCGCCGAGTACTCGCTGGCGTCGTCCGCGGCCCGCACGTCGCCCGCGGCCCGGTGTCCGCCGGTGGCCAGCCCGGAGTCCAGCAGTACGGGCAGCTCGTCGCCCGCGATGGTGTCGGGCCGTACGAGGGTGACGTTGCCGCAGGCTGTGGCGAGCGCCTTGCCGAGGCCGGCCAGCAGGGTGGGCTGGCCGCCGTTGACGGGGTAGGACAGCGGGCTGGTGAACTCGGCGTTGGTGACGCCGTAGCCGCCTATGTAGGGGATGCCGGCGCCCTCGAGGGGCGGGAAGAAGGAGTCGGCGTATTGGCTGTAGGAGCCGACGACCGCGACGACGTTCTCCTTGACCGCGCGCCGGGCGCACTTCGCCGCGGACACCCCGTCGTTGTGGTCGTTGCAGGTCAGGACGGTGAGCTTACGGCCGTTGATGCCGCCCTTGGAGTTGATCCAGCGGGCGTACGCCTGGGCGAAGGCGGGCATGCCGGGCTTGTTGGTCGCCTTGGTGTCCGACGGGGCCCAGGTCATGACCTTGATCGGGCCGTCCCCGGAACCCCCCGTGGTACCGGGGACGACCCCGCAACCGGCGGCGAGGGAAGCACACGCCACCAGCGCCCCCGCCGCGAGGGCGGTGGCTCTGACGGGCCGGTGGTGCTGGGGGAGGAAGGTGCTGCGGATGCGTCGCCTGCCGGTCATGGACCCACACGCTTCCGTCACATCGCCAACTCGGGAGTGACCCTCGGTAGATGAAGGGTGACGTAAAGGTGAACAGCGGGGGCCTGTGAGGCACGTATGGGGGAAGAACGTACGATCGGTGACCGTGCAAGGTTCGGAGAACTCTTCCCGTCGCGGCCGTCGCTCCTCCACCATGGGCGGCATGCCACTGAACGACATGCCGTGGTGGCGCTGGCGCAGCAATGTGCGCTCCGCGCTGCACATGCTCTCCGACCCGGGGTTCCAGCAGAACGTCTGGCTGGCCGGCGTCGAGGGGTACGGGGACGTCACCGACGCCGTGTACCGCCTCGTCGAGGACACCTGGCTCGACAACTGGTCCGCCGAGAAGTACGTGGGCACGATCTTCCGGGACTCCCAGGAGGCGGCCCTCGTCGACACCGCCGTCCTGCGGGTGCTGCGGATCATGCACCAGGTCGGTCCCGACGCCCCCGTCTCCGTGTACATGGAGAACCCGGGGTGGCCGGACGCGGTGCGGGCGGCGCGGGACGCGCACGTGCGCATGGCGACGGCCGACGGGGAGGACCCGGACGGGCCGCCGCGCACGCTCGAGGTGCTGCAGATCATGACCCGGTCCGCGTGACGGACGCGCTGTCTGCCGCACCGGTGGATATGCGACCCTGTCCTGCATGAACGAGCAGTCCACCCCGGCCGACCAGTACGTCCTGACCCTGTCCTGCCCCGACAAGCAGGGCATCGTGCACGCCGTGTCGAGCTATCTCTTCATGACCGGCTGCAACATCGAGGACAGTCAGCAGTTCGGCGACCACGACACGGGTCTGTTCTTCATGCGCGTCCACTTCTCGGCGGAGGCGCCGGTGAGGGTGGACAAGCTGCGGGCGTCGTTCGCCGCGATCGGTGACTCCTTCGACATGGACTGGCAGATCAACCGGGTCGAGGACCGGATGCGGGTCGTGCTGATGGTCAGCAAGTTCGGGCACTGCCTGAACGACCTGCTCTTCCGTGCGCGCATAGGTGCGCTGCCGGTGGAGATCGTCGCGGTGGTGTCCAACCACACCGACTTCGCCGAGCTCGTGGGGTCCTACAACATTCCCTTCCACCACATTCCGGTGACGCGGGAGAACAAGGCCGAAGCGGAGGCGCGGCTGCTGGAGCTGGTGCGCGAGCAGGACGTCGAACTCGTCGTGCTCGCCCGGTACATGCAGGTGCTGTCCGACGATCTCTGCAAGCAGCTCAGCGGCAAGATCATCAACATCCACCACTCGTTCCTGCCGAGCTTCAAGGGCGCGAAGCCGTATCACCAGGCTCATGCGCGGGGGGTCAAGCTGATCGGGGCGACGGCGCACTATGTGACCGCGGACCTCGACGAGGGGCCGATCATCGAGCAGGAGGTCGAGCGGGTGGGGCACGGCGTGACGCCGGACCAACTCGTGGCGATCGGGCGGGACGTGGAGTGCCAGGCGCTGGCGCGGGCCGTGAAGTGGCACGCCGAGCGCCGGATTCTGCTGAACGGGCGGCGGACGGTCGTGTTCGCCTAGGAGCTCGGGGGCCTGTGCTTGTAGGGCGGCTGCGGGTCAGTGGGGGCTCGTCGCGCAGTTCCCCGCGCCCCTGAAAGACCTCGACTGCACATGCCTCGAGGGGCGCGGGGAACTGCGCGAGCAACCACGAACCACCCGCAGCCGCCTACGAGCCCCCGCCCGCCCCTACATCCGGCTCAAGCTCGCCGCCGCGAACAGTACGTCCCTGATCGCCTCGCGATCACCCAGCTGCCCCGCCGCGGCCTCCGCCGGCGGCACATGGCCCGCGGCCAGCTGGCAGAACTCCACGCCGTCCAGCGCCACATGGGCCACCTCGTGCTCCGCCGAACCCACCGCCGCGGGGGAGTCCAGGGGGATCAGCCACTCGCCTCCACCCAGGCCCTCGATCTCCAGACGCAGAGTGCGGCCAGGGCCTCCGGCGCTCACGAGATGCCGTCCATGGGTCGGTGACGCCAAGCCCTTCTGCCGCCGTTCCGCCAGCACCGCGGGCAGCACGCGGGCCGCCAGGTC
Encoded proteins:
- a CDS encoding transporter, with product MTPDITPVVVRLKLSLLRNGLRQSGGRRAAYIASAVAVLLFSALQLLGLIALRGDEHAASVVVPLVAVLAAGWAVMPLFFPGGDETLDPTRLVMLPLRPRPLVRALLVASLVGIGPVFTLCMLVGSVVSVAHGASAYVVSVIGVVLALLVCVALARAVAVANIRLLTSRKGRDLAVLSGLVIAIGAQAVNFGAQRLGSGGLGQLDGPAEVLKWIPPASAIGAVDSASEGSYGIAVLQLLLSAAALVGLLALWSRHLTRLMTSPDGSTLPAAQGAARERSSTGLARLLPAGRTGTVMERSLRYVWRDPKTKAAWVTSLAIGLIVPVFNALQGTGSIYFACFAAGMLGVQMYNQFGQDTSAFWMVAMTISSTRDAYVELRGRALALLVITLPYATLVTVLTTALIDDWPKLPEVLGVSFALLGAMLATGAWTSARFPYSIPQEGYKNVAPGQSGLAAAAVVGGMVSAALLCAPVIALTIWANLSADGDEWSWVLLPIGAVYGTAITLAGLRLAAPRTARQLPEILVAVSKG
- a CDS encoding ABC transporter ATP-binding protein → MTSAVSVRGLWKRFGQQVAVAGIDLELPAGKFIGLVGPNGAGKTTTLSMVTGLLRPDQGSVEIVGQDVWQDPVNVKARIGVLPEGLRLFERLSGRELLAYSGRLRGLPGAEVDRRTAQLLDVLDLAGAQHKLVVDYSTGMRKKIGLAAALLHNPEVLFLDEPFEGVDPVSAQTIRGVLERYTASGATVVFSSHVMELVESLCDWVAVMAAGRIRAHGTLDEVRGGAPSLQRAFLELVGAQGQDTGANLDWLGGGAR
- a CDS encoding bifunctional DNA primase/polymerase; amino-acid sequence: MLSVEETIAGTEAAQIPKQRGESLLETAVRYAEERHWDVFPGTWLEAVDGVQRCSCGDAACAAPGAHPSREDWATQATGSATVARRMWQKQPTASILLPTGRTFDAISVPETAGFLALARMERMESTLGPVTLTPDRRMHFFVLPGASVKVPELVRKLGWTPSSLDLIALGEGSYVAGPPTRYGSSGAVQWACRPTPANRWLPDAEELISPLAYACGRDR
- a CDS encoding transcriptional regulator — translated: MAARPLVARQPNERLQALIQEAGCSNAGLARRVNMCGAEHGLDLRYDKTSVARWLRGQQPRGRAPAIIAEALGRKLGRTVTIDEIGMANGKNLASGVGLQFSPTVLGAIEQVCELWRSDVGRRDFLSGSSVAASALVEPSRDWLISSPDSQVARQAGPRVGQSDVAAVRAMTQALVDLDHQYGSGHVRPVVVHYLNSVVSGLLAGSYREAIGRELFAAVARLTELAGYMAIDTGQPGLAQRYYIQALRLAQAAGDRGYGGYVLAASMSHLAAQLGNPREIAQLARAAQEGARGRVTPRAEAMFYAAEARGHALMGDARATQVASGRAVHALEAADPSSGDDPAWIAHFDEAYLADELAHCHRDLGQAEAAARCAQESLDGLPENKARRRAIGLVLLASAQVQQREIEQACNTGLKAVELLETVRSNRGAEYLDDFQQRLEPFRDEAVVREFGARLDLQAAA
- a CDS encoding ABC transporter substrate-binding protein, producing the protein MTGRRRIRSTFLPQHHRPVRATALAAGALVACASLAAGCGVVPGTTGGSGDGPIKVMTWAPSDTKATNKPGMPAFAQAYARWINSKGGINGRKLTVLTCNDHNDGVSAAKCARRAVKENVVAVVGSYSQYADSFFPPLEGAGIPYIGGYGVTNAEFTSPLSYPVNGGQPTLLAGLGKALATACGNVTLVRPDTIAGDELPVLLDSGLATGGHRAAGDVRAADDASEYSAQSTKALDGSTSGAPAAGSKQGCVVPALGDRTSTFMDSFRRARADYPQVRTAMAMGSVDQTVIDASGGASGPYEGSYITGWYPVESDARWAAMKKVISEEAFGDNRIDSADAGVQTTWIAYTVFKKAVESLGSGEVSAGSIRATLNNGLKIPTGGLTPTLRWTTRDTWSSTDDLASVGFPRMVNAHVTLQVVRQGQLVAARKGFTDVTRTLQNADVN
- a CDS encoding SCO4402 family protein, with protein sequence MTVQGSENSSRRGRRSSTMGGMPLNDMPWWRWRSNVRSALHMLSDPGFQQNVWLAGVEGYGDVTDAVYRLVEDTWLDNWSAEKYVGTIFRDSQEAALVDTAVLRVLRIMHQVGPDAPVSVYMENPGWPDAVRAARDAHVRMATADGEDPDGPPRTLEVLQIMTRSA
- the purU gene encoding formyltetrahydrofolate deformylase produces the protein MNEQSTPADQYVLTLSCPDKQGIVHAVSSYLFMTGCNIEDSQQFGDHDTGLFFMRVHFSAEAPVRVDKLRASFAAIGDSFDMDWQINRVEDRMRVVLMVSKFGHCLNDLLFRARIGALPVEIVAVVSNHTDFAELVGSYNIPFHHIPVTRENKAEAEARLLELVREQDVELVVLARYMQVLSDDLCKQLSGKIINIHHSFLPSFKGAKPYHQAHARGVKLIGATAHYVTADLDEGPIIEQEVERVGHGVTPDQLVAIGRDVECQALARAVKWHAERRILLNGRRTVVFA